From Paraburkholderia sabiae, a single genomic window includes:
- a CDS encoding transglycosylase SLT domain-containing protein: MNAWLSWRPNERLAQVMRGAVRQGTRVSHHLFSVVGGFAVLFALTLWLMPSWRLTLATRLMPFISAAVQAGPARLLQGNPLPSFAPQQRSNTAPQDDTLSSSSNPGKGDTPNTAAAAADAGYSVASDNGSFTAPAGTGVSTGLSSAALNGLDPRTLPSVGTIASMIPSQRVSPDARDDRVLVSTREQDLVATFIARRYRVAQEPVSELVKAAFDTGREVGLDPLLLLAVMAIESGFNPYAESGVGAKGLMQVMSTVHSDKFRYFGGQSAALEPLANIKVGAIVLKDCIARGGSLPGGLRLYVGSTSPDDGGYGAKVMAERTRLRDVARGRKVPINSPQAPATVQASTPSSSASSNGANKRVQVTLEGHPLTAGTSVKGAEQDDASANTAKHPSQPELGA; the protein is encoded by the coding sequence ATGAACGCCTGGTTATCGTGGCGTCCCAACGAGCGGCTCGCGCAGGTCATGCGCGGCGCAGTTCGCCAAGGGACGCGTGTGAGTCATCATCTTTTCAGCGTGGTCGGCGGATTTGCCGTCCTGTTCGCGCTTACGCTGTGGCTGATGCCCAGCTGGCGCCTGACGCTGGCAACGCGGCTGATGCCCTTCATTTCGGCTGCTGTGCAAGCCGGCCCCGCCCGTCTGCTGCAGGGCAATCCGCTGCCGTCGTTCGCGCCGCAACAGCGGAGCAACACGGCGCCGCAGGACGATACGCTGTCCAGCTCGTCGAATCCGGGCAAGGGCGACACGCCCAACACCGCAGCGGCCGCCGCTGACGCCGGCTACAGCGTCGCCAGCGACAACGGCAGCTTCACGGCGCCGGCAGGCACGGGTGTGAGCACGGGCCTTTCGTCGGCGGCGCTCAACGGCCTCGATCCGCGCACGCTGCCGAGCGTCGGCACGATCGCGTCGATGATCCCGTCGCAGCGCGTATCGCCCGATGCACGCGACGACCGCGTGCTGGTGTCCACCCGCGAGCAGGATCTCGTTGCAACGTTTATCGCGCGCCGCTATCGCGTGGCCCAGGAGCCCGTCAGCGAGCTCGTGAAAGCCGCATTCGACACCGGCCGCGAAGTCGGCCTCGACCCGCTGCTGTTGCTTGCCGTGATGGCGATCGAGTCGGGCTTCAACCCGTACGCGGAAAGCGGCGTCGGCGCGAAGGGCCTGATGCAGGTCATGTCGACGGTTCATTCGGACAAATTCCGCTACTTCGGCGGCCAGAGCGCGGCGCTCGAGCCGCTCGCGAACATCAAGGTCGGCGCAATCGTGCTGAAGGATTGCATCGCGCGCGGCGGTTCGCTGCCGGGCGGTTTGCGTCTGTACGTCGGTTCGACGTCGCCGGACGACGGCGGCTACGGCGCGAAGGTGATGGCAGAGCGTACGCGTCTGCGCGACGTGGCCCGTGGCCGCAAGGTGCCGATCAACTCGCCGCAAGCGCCGGCGACGGTGCAGGCTTCGACGCCGTCGTCTTCCGCGTCGTCGAATGGCGCGAACAAGCGCGTTCAGGTCACGCTCGAAGGTCATCCGCTGACGGCGGGGACGTCGGTGAAGGGCGCGGAACAGGACGATGCGAGCGCGAACACGGCGAAGCATCCGTCGCAGCCCGAGCTGGGCGCTTGA